In Mycolicibacterium gadium, the genomic window GCACCGTTCGGACTGCGCGAACCCGCTGCACCGTGGCAGGGGGCCGACGCGATCGCGCAGGCATCGGTGATCCTGGTGCCCGCGCTGGCGGTCGATCGCAGCGGTGTGCGGCTGGGCCGCGGCGCGGGGTGCTACGACCGCGCTCTGCCGCTGGCCGATCCCGCCGCGCGCCGGATCGCCGTCGTGCGCGACGACGAACTCGTCGAGGCCCTGCCCGCCGAACCCCACGATGTGCGCATGACCCACGCACTGACCCCGATCCGCGGACTGGTGACGCTCGGCTAGCAGGTACTGGGAATGCCGACGGGCACGTAGCGGTTCTAGCACTTGAGCCGGTAGAGTGCTAAGAAGTTT contains:
- a CDS encoding 5-formyltetrahydrofolate cyclo-ligase, giving the protein MRTKAELRTAILMARRAVTPREHAVEAQALARHLAALITDAATVCAYVPVGSEPGSMDLVDTLDDLGVRVLLPVARGDIAGLQWGEYRPGKLVEAPFGLREPAAPWQGADAIAQASVILVPALAVDRSGVRLGRGAGCYDRALPLADPAARRIAVVRDDELVEALPAEPHDVRMTHALTPIRGLVTLG